The following coding sequences are from one Methanosarcina sp. WWM596 window:
- the hpt gene encoding hypoxanthine/guanine phosphoribosyltransferase, which yields MLERLKDSLIKSPVIKRGEYNYFIHPISDGVPSIDPHMVEEISDYIAEIADINVDTILTVEAMGIPVANALSLKTGIPLTIVRKRPYFLEGEVELSQSTGYSKGVLYINGLKKGDRVIIVDDVISTGGTLLALVRALKNMGVEVTDVISVIGRGDGYLKLKELGFKPKVLVTIDVGEKGVEIKDVFGDQ from the coding sequence ATGCTTGAAAGACTGAAAGATTCACTGATTAAGTCCCCTGTGATCAAGCGAGGGGAATATAACTATTTTATCCATCCTATTTCTGATGGTGTACCTTCCATCGATCCCCATATGGTAGAAGAGATTTCCGATTACATCGCAGAGATAGCAGATATAAACGTTGACACTATCCTGACTGTGGAAGCTATGGGCATCCCGGTTGCAAATGCTCTTTCTCTGAAAACCGGAATTCCTCTGACCATCGTCCGGAAACGGCCTTATTTCCTTGAAGGAGAGGTGGAACTTTCCCAGAGCACAGGATATTCGAAAGGTGTTCTCTATATAAACGGGCTCAAAAAGGGAGACAGAGTAATTATCGTTGACGACGTTATCAGTACGGGTGGAACGCTTCTTGCCCTTGTAAGGGCGTTAAAAAATATGGGTGTTGAGGTAACGGATGTAATTTCCGTTATAGGGCGCGGAGATGGCTATCTTAAGCTAAAGGAACTTGGATTTAAACCCAAGGTTCTCGTTACAATTGATGTGGGCGAGAAAGGGGTGGAGATTAAGGATGTCTTTGGGGATCAGTGA
- a CDS encoding UbiX family flavin prenyltransferase: protein MEITVGISGASGVQYGIRLLEVLAKKGIKTHLVLTEAAKQIIEIETDYLPIEVEKLATWNYFQKDFSAPIASGSYKTAGMVIAPCSMKTLGAVANGISDTLITRAADVCLKEERKLILMTRETPLNLIHLENMLKAKRAGASILPACPGFYSRPKTLDDLIDTMAGRALDLLGVENDIYQRWE, encoded by the coding sequence ATGGAAATAACTGTAGGAATCAGCGGGGCTTCAGGGGTGCAGTATGGGATCCGCCTTCTGGAAGTGCTGGCGAAAAAAGGAATTAAGACCCATCTTGTACTGACCGAAGCTGCAAAACAGATAATCGAGATCGAAACTGATTACTTGCCCATTGAAGTGGAAAAGCTTGCAACCTGGAATTATTTTCAGAAAGACTTTTCAGCCCCCATAGCCAGCGGTTCATATAAAACTGCAGGCATGGTCATCGCTCCCTGCAGCATGAAAACCCTCGGGGCAGTTGCAAACGGGATATCAGACACCCTGATAACAAGGGCTGCAGACGTCTGCCTGAAAGAGGAAAGAAAACTGATCCTGATGACAAGGGAAACTCCCCTGAACCTGATACACCTCGAGAACATGCTGAAGGCTAAAAGGGCTGGGGCAAGCATTCTCCCGGCATGTCCGGGTTTCTATTCCAGACCGAAAACCCTGGATGACCTCATAGACACCATGGCAGGCAGGGCGCTTGACCTTTTAGGAGTGGAAAACGACATATACCAGCGTTGGGAGTGA
- a CDS encoding FmdE family protein, with amino-acid sequence MIGIRVIANRKIKTKIIDFVLLTILVFSLCSIPGMAHESDNQELMAQVFALAEANLGDIGPEDTLIITDLGSPAESYVFLDDFYSEFYGRELQYTENLLVVQNARNAPLWFAFFNKSSGNCTYIEVSYGDENEISYQATETIDFDELSKNKKSIAAWNEKVSTKVFNGREFAILTISNAWATGNLDYGLMQCLELHNHFCPGVSSGFVLANWMEENYPLEEGVSYTVFSCPKWCKEDVFVKRWDATPGKGGIFVSALTDEEIEAIGNSPAGIFVVTDKNAGTMKAVALGFDFDVVNAKCGAKEGDPAWLSKYLMDLWLMDRENWDEEGLVTKIAAIDIDKDTLSDMKRAGSNPYEVLGLLNSTGNVNPPVDDKELMDQVFSTAEAELGALGPENTFILTDIGSPADSDSFLNDFYSEFYGKELQYTKNLLVVQNARNAPLWFAFFDKSSGSCTYIEVSYGDEDQISYQVTENIEFDTLSGSPESIAAWNEKVNSAVFNGREFAILTISNAWATGNLDYELMQCLQLHNHFCPGVSSGFVLANWMEDNYPLEEGVSYTVFSSPRWCKEDVFVKRWDATPGKGGIFVSDLTDEEVDAIGSNLAGIFVVKDRNAGTLKAVVLGYNSDVVSANCGAKEDDPSWVSKYQKDLWLMNPENWGDLVTELAAIDIDEATLNEMNQADTNPYEVLGLLNSAEDASSLSLESTESVTV; translated from the coding sequence ATGATTGGAATACGTGTAATTGCTAATCGAAAAATCAAAACAAAAATCATAGATTTTGTTTTACTGACAATACTTGTCTTCTCCCTTTGTTCCATACCGGGGATGGCACATGAATCTGATAACCAGGAGTTGATGGCTCAGGTTTTTGCCTTAGCCGAAGCAAACCTTGGAGATATTGGTCCTGAAGATACCCTTATTATTACTGATCTAGGATCTCCTGCAGAATCCTATGTTTTTCTGGACGATTTCTATTCGGAGTTTTACGGAAGGGAGTTACAGTATACAGAGAACCTGCTTGTAGTCCAGAACGCCAGGAATGCCCCTCTCTGGTTTGCTTTCTTTAACAAATCCAGCGGGAACTGTACTTATATAGAGGTTTCATACGGGGATGAGAATGAAATCAGCTATCAGGCGACCGAAACTATAGACTTCGATGAACTTTCGAAAAATAAGAAGTCCATAGCAGCCTGGAATGAAAAAGTAAGTACAAAGGTGTTTAACGGGCGCGAATTTGCCATCCTTACAATTTCCAATGCCTGGGCTACAGGAAATCTTGATTATGGCCTGATGCAGTGCCTGGAACTTCACAACCACTTCTGTCCAGGGGTTTCCAGTGGCTTTGTGCTTGCGAACTGGATGGAAGAAAATTACCCGCTTGAGGAAGGGGTAAGTTATACTGTTTTCTCCTGCCCTAAATGGTGCAAAGAAGACGTTTTTGTAAAGCGCTGGGATGCCACCCCTGGAAAAGGAGGTATCTTTGTCTCTGCGCTCACGGATGAAGAGATAGAAGCAATCGGGAACTCTCCTGCCGGAATCTTTGTGGTTACGGATAAAAATGCCGGAACTATGAAGGCAGTGGCGCTCGGATTTGACTTTGATGTCGTGAATGCGAAGTGCGGGGCAAAAGAAGGCGATCCTGCCTGGCTTTCGAAATACTTGATGGACCTCTGGCTCATGGACAGAGAAAACTGGGACGAGGAAGGACTTGTTACGAAAATCGCAGCCATTGACATTGATAAGGATACCCTGAGTGACATGAAACGGGCGGGTTCCAATCCCTATGAAGTTCTCGGGCTTCTCAACTCAACGGGAAATGTTAATCCTCCAGTTGATGATAAGGAACTGATGGATCAGGTCTTTTCCACAGCCGAAGCAGAGCTGGGAGCGCTTGGGCCTGAAAACACTTTTATATTGACTGATATCGGTTCTCCTGCAGATTCTGATTCTTTTCTAAATGATTTCTATTCAGAGTTTTATGGAAAGGAGTTGCAGTATACAAAGAACCTGCTTGTAGTCCAGAACGCAAGAAATGCCCCCCTCTGGTTTGCCTTCTTTGACAAATCAAGCGGGAGTTGTACTTATATTGAGGTCTCATACGGAGATGAGGATCAGATCAGCTACCAGGTGACGGAAAATATAGAGTTTGATACGCTTTCCGGAAGCCCGGAGTCCATAGCGGCCTGGAATGAAAAAGTGAATTCTGCTGTTTTTAACGGGCGTGAATTTGCCATCCTTACAATTTCCAATGCCTGGGCTACAGGAAATCTCGATTATGAACTTATGCAGTGCCTGCAATTGCACAATCACTTCTGTCCCGGAGTCTCTAGCGGTTTTGTGCTTGCAAACTGGATGGAAGATAATTACCCACTTGAAGAAGGGGTAAGTTATACGGTTTTCTCCTCCCCTCGCTGGTGCAAAGAAGATGTTTTCGTAAAGCGCTGGGATGCCACCCCCGGAAAGGGAGGGATTTTTGTTTCTGACCTGACAGACGAAGAAGTGGATGCAATTGGAAGTAACCTTGCTGGAATTTTCGTTGTCAAGGATAGAAATGCCGGAACTCTTAAGGCAGTTGTGCTGGGATATAACTCCGATGTCGTAAGTGCGAATTGCGGGGCAAAAGAAGACGATCCTTCCTGGGTTTCAAAATATCAGAAGGATCTCTGGCTTATGAATCCTGAAAATTGGGGAGACCTTGTTACGGAGCTCGCAGCCATTGATATTGATGAGGCTACCCTGAACGAAATGAATCAGGCAGATACTAATCCTTATGAAGTTCTCGGACTGCTCAATTCTGCAGAGGATGCAAGCTCCCTGAGTCTGGAATCCACTGAATCGGTAACTGTATAA
- a CDS encoding DNA-directed RNA polymerase subunit L translates to MELNIITKTNSDLEVELRGETHTLLNLLKDLLIKDDRVEAAFYDMKHVSISDPILYIKTDGTDPILILKETAAIIVAQCDEFIEIFGKAANA, encoded by the coding sequence ATGGAACTGAACATCATTACTAAAACAAATAGCGATCTTGAAGTCGAGCTCAGAGGCGAAACTCACACCCTTCTCAATCTTCTTAAGGACCTCCTGATTAAAGATGACAGGGTTGAAGCAGCTTTTTACGACATGAAACACGTGAGCATTAGCGACCCTATCCTTTACATCAAAACCGATGGTACGGATCCGATTCTGATCTTAAAGGAAACGGCAGCAATTATTGTTGCTCAGTGCGATGAGTTTATCGAGATCTTCGGCAAGGCAGCAAATGCCTGA
- the dph2 gene encoding diphthamide biosynthesis enzyme Dph2, translating to MSLGISEAFDLRPDYIISVIKDTKAKLVGFQFPEGLKRNGPKLAKAVEEATGAEVLISGDPCFGACDLDRTLLDHVDILFHFGHAELEYVKLSDKVYFIETRSSIDVRHVVEKAVPELKGQRIGLITTVQHVHKLPDVCSVLENQEKTCVIGLGDSRLAYAGQVLGCNFSAARDEDCDEYLYIGSGDFHPLGVSLSTKKRVLAADPFSGEVREVDPSRVLRQRSAVIAKSLDAQVFGIIVSSKNGQMRLELASSLKELARKHGKEAHLILIDLVTPDQLLQFKVDAFVNTACPRLAVDEVGRFPSPMLTPQEFEIVLGEREWEKLVLDEITEEPV from the coding sequence ATGTCTTTGGGGATCAGTGAAGCATTCGATTTAAGACCTGACTATATAATCAGCGTAATAAAGGACACGAAAGCAAAGCTTGTGGGCTTTCAATTTCCTGAAGGGCTTAAACGCAATGGTCCGAAACTTGCGAAAGCTGTTGAGGAGGCCACCGGAGCTGAGGTTCTCATCTCAGGAGACCCCTGTTTCGGGGCATGTGACCTCGACAGAACTCTCCTTGACCACGTTGATATCCTTTTCCACTTCGGGCACGCGGAACTGGAATATGTCAAGCTTTCGGATAAAGTGTACTTTATCGAAACTCGCTCCTCAATTGATGTCCGGCACGTTGTTGAGAAGGCTGTCCCTGAACTTAAAGGACAGAGAATAGGGCTGATCACCACTGTTCAGCATGTCCATAAGCTTCCGGATGTATGCAGTGTGCTCGAGAATCAGGAAAAGACCTGCGTTATCGGGCTTGGGGACTCCAGGCTTGCCTATGCGGGGCAGGTGCTCGGCTGCAATTTCTCGGCAGCAAGGGATGAAGATTGTGATGAGTACCTTTATATTGGAAGCGGGGATTTCCATCCCCTTGGGGTATCTCTTTCCACAAAAAAACGTGTCCTTGCAGCTGACCCATTTTCCGGTGAAGTCCGGGAGGTTGACCCTTCAAGGGTTCTCCGCCAGCGGAGTGCGGTAATTGCAAAGTCTCTGGATGCGCAGGTTTTCGGGATCATTGTCTCAAGCAAAAACGGGCAGATGAGATTGGAACTTGCTTCTTCTCTCAAAGAACTTGCAAGGAAACATGGAAAAGAAGCTCACCTGATCCTTATCGACCTCGTAACTCCTGATCAGCTGCTTCAGTTCAAGGTTGATGCTTTCGTAAACACTGCCTGTCCACGGCTTGCTGTGGATGAAGTGGGACGTTTTCCCTCTCCCATGCTGACGCCACAGGAGTTTGAGATCGTGCTTGGAGAACGTGAATGGGAAAAGCTTGTGCTGGACGAAATTACCGAGGAACCCGTATAA
- a CDS encoding exosome complex RNA-binding protein Csl4: MISEEELEKGDFVLPGELVGTTEEFKPGPGAAVIAGDIYSTATGNVLIDRKARVVSVKPNTLTPNILKVGDIIYGRITDVRESGAMVEVAGIEGKENREIVGSRPGDIHVSNVRDSYVKRLLDEFRPSDIIRARVIEVDRMRLTTAEDSLGVVKAYCSNCRGELVPEGKKLKCPVCNMTETRKISTGYGKGIR; the protein is encoded by the coding sequence GTGATATCTGAAGAAGAACTTGAAAAAGGAGATTTTGTTCTTCCGGGAGAACTTGTTGGTACTACGGAGGAATTCAAGCCAGGTCCCGGAGCAGCAGTAATTGCCGGAGATATTTATTCTACTGCCACAGGCAATGTACTCATTGACAGAAAAGCCAGGGTGGTCTCGGTTAAGCCAAATACTCTTACTCCAAATATTCTTAAAGTCGGGGACATAATTTACGGTAGGATCACTGACGTCCGCGAGTCCGGGGCAATGGTGGAAGTTGCAGGAATTGAAGGAAAAGAAAACAGGGAAATTGTCGGATCAAGGCCAGGAGATATCCACGTTTCAAATGTAAGGGACTCATATGTCAAGAGACTGTTAGATGAGTTCAGGCCGTCTGATATTATAAGGGCCAGAGTCATTGAAGTTGACAGAATGCGCCTTACCACAGCCGAAGATTCTCTTGGAGTTGTAAAAGCTTACTGCTCAAACTGCAGAGGCGAACTCGTGCCGGAAGGGAAAAAGCTTAAATGCCCTGTCTGCAATATGACTGAAACCCGTAAGATCTCAACCGGGTACGGGAAAGGAATAAGGTAA
- the cofD gene encoding 2-phospho-L-lactate transferase, translating to MIILSGGTGTPKLLDGLKDILPPEELTVVVNTAEDLWVSGNLISPDLDTVLYLFSDQIDRKKWWGIENDTFRTYERMQELGVEESLKLGDRDRAIHIIRSNLIREGASLSEATVKLASFLGIQANIFPMSDDPVSTCIETLNGVMHFQDFWVGKHGEPDVLGVDIRGVSEASVAKKVIEALEKDDRVLIGPSNPITSIGPIISLPGMRELLKQKKVVAVSPIIGNAPVSGPAGKLMQACGLEVSSMGVAEYYQEFLDVFVFDERDRADEFAFEKLGCRACRADTLMTSTEKSKELAEFVVGLFDTVF from the coding sequence ATGATCATATTGTCAGGCGGCACCGGAACTCCCAAACTCCTTGACGGGCTCAAGGACATCCTCCCACCGGAGGAATTGACTGTTGTTGTAAACACTGCTGAAGACCTGTGGGTTTCTGGGAACCTTATCTCTCCGGACCTTGATACAGTGCTCTATCTCTTCTCAGATCAGATAGACCGAAAGAAATGGTGGGGTATAGAAAACGATACTTTCAGGACTTATGAACGTATGCAGGAACTCGGGGTTGAAGAAAGCTTGAAGCTTGGGGACAGGGACCGGGCAATCCATATTATCCGTTCAAATCTCATCCGGGAGGGGGCATCCCTTTCGGAAGCGACAGTAAAGCTTGCATCCTTTTTAGGGATTCAGGCAAACATTTTCCCTATGTCCGATGACCCTGTTTCTACCTGTATTGAGACCCTGAATGGGGTTATGCATTTTCAGGACTTCTGGGTTGGAAAACACGGAGAGCCTGATGTGCTTGGAGTTGACATCAGAGGCGTTTCTGAAGCTTCAGTTGCTAAAAAGGTTATTGAAGCTCTTGAAAAGGATGACAGAGTCCTCATAGGTCCGAGTAATCCCATAACCAGCATAGGGCCCATTATCTCCCTGCCGGGAATGAGAGAACTGCTGAAACAGAAAAAGGTTGTTGCAGTCAGCCCGATCATAGGAAATGCTCCTGTCAGTGGCCCTGCCGGGAAACTGATGCAGGCCTGTGGGCTTGAAGTTTCTTCCATGGGAGTTGCGGAGTACTATCAGGAATTCCTTGACGTCTTTGTTTTCGATGAAAGGGACAGAGCAGACGAATTCGCTTTTGAGAAGCTTGGTTGCCGGGCCTGCCGTGCAGATACCCTGATGACCTCCACGGAGAAAAGTAAGGAACTGGCAGAGTTCGTAGTCGGACTTTTCGATACCGTATTCTGA
- a CDS encoding HD domain-containing protein, translating into MKVVLDPVHGYIEMDEIVQELLATPQMQRLRRIKQLGFSNLVYPGANHTRFEHSLGAMHLASILMKNLNSIEKDKKTEIRAASLLHDVGHGPYSHVTENAIDKYTRHRHDDVKEIVGKGEIKEVLKKHGISPGDLAKHIKGETSLGQILSSEIDVDRMDYLVRDSHYTGVAFGVVDYNRLINQMHFYENRLVIDYGGLKAAESLLVSRFWMNTSVYYHHVTRISEAMCSKAVEYMVKNGELDPSRLRQMDDTDLTAAMRNASGYAGELARRLDSRKLYKRALYTGLEDAGKGVLKHRDKIERAEKEIAELAGVDSQCVLVDIPKTPEMLEMKAMIKADHRMIPLNEASHFVSILQEAHMDNWRMGVYSPKEHCEAVGKAAKEYFNIKKTTKQFKLSDLEKT; encoded by the coding sequence ATGAAAGTAGTCCTTGATCCCGTACACGGTTACATCGAAATGGATGAAATCGTCCAGGAACTTCTGGCTACCCCCCAGATGCAGCGTCTCAGAAGGATTAAGCAGCTTGGCTTTTCAAACCTTGTATATCCGGGAGCAAACCATACCCGTTTTGAACACTCCCTCGGAGCCATGCACCTTGCCTCCATACTGATGAAAAACCTCAATTCTATTGAAAAGGATAAAAAAACAGAGATCAGAGCTGCCTCCCTTTTGCACGATGTAGGGCATGGGCCGTATTCCCACGTAACCGAGAATGCTATTGACAAGTATACCCGGCACAGGCATGATGATGTAAAGGAAATTGTAGGGAAAGGAGAAATAAAAGAAGTACTGAAAAAGCATGGAATTTCCCCTGGAGACCTTGCAAAACACATCAAAGGCGAAACCTCTTTAGGACAGATCCTCAGCAGTGAGATCGATGTGGACAGGATGGACTACCTTGTCCGGGACTCCCACTACACGGGGGTTGCCTTCGGGGTCGTGGACTACAACCGCCTGATCAACCAGATGCACTTTTACGAAAACAGGCTTGTTATCGACTACGGGGGGTTGAAAGCTGCCGAATCTCTTCTGGTCTCCCGTTTCTGGATGAATACCTCGGTTTACTATCATCACGTGACCAGAATTTCGGAAGCAATGTGTTCAAAAGCCGTGGAGTATATGGTCAAGAATGGGGAACTTGATCCATCCAGGCTCAGGCAGATGGATGACACAGACCTGACAGCAGCCATGCGAAACGCAAGCGGATATGCAGGAGAACTTGCCAGACGGCTGGATTCACGCAAACTCTATAAGCGGGCGCTTTATACAGGGCTTGAAGATGCAGGAAAAGGTGTACTCAAGCACCGAGATAAAATTGAGAGAGCTGAGAAGGAGATTGCAGAACTTGCAGGAGTAGACTCTCAATGCGTGCTTGTGGATATTCCAAAGACCCCTGAAATGCTGGAAATGAAAGCGATGATAAAAGCAGATCACAGGATGATCCCGCTTAATGAAGCTTCACATTTTGTATCAATCCTGCAGGAAGCCCATATGGATAACTGGAGAATGGGAGTCTACAGCCCAAAAGAGCACTGCGAAGCCGTGGGAAAAGCTGCAAAGGAATATTTTAACATTAAAAAGACCACAAAGCAGTTTAAGCTGAGTGATCTGGAAAAAACTTAA
- a CDS encoding METTL5 family protein has protein sequence MKQRKLEILLEEVEGFSDPELELEQYQTPSPLVAEILHFAYMQGDLDESVQDLGCGTGILAIGAKFLGAGKVVGYDTDPKALEVAKKNSEKLGVEVEFICSDITEVSGHVKTTLMNPPFGARVKGRDRPFLSSALRTSEIIYSIHNRGSLAFIQKFIKPAVITHSYVAKFPIKRTFDFHQKEREIIDVEIYRVAVHE, from the coding sequence ATGAAACAGAGAAAACTTGAAATACTGCTCGAAGAGGTCGAAGGTTTTTCCGATCCCGAACTTGAGCTTGAGCAATACCAAACTCCTTCTCCCCTTGTTGCGGAAATACTCCATTTCGCTTACATGCAGGGAGATCTTGACGAATCGGTCCAGGACCTGGGCTGTGGTACCGGTATTCTTGCAATAGGGGCAAAATTTCTGGGAGCCGGGAAGGTTGTGGGGTATGATACGGACCCGAAGGCGCTTGAGGTTGCAAAAAAAAACTCCGAAAAGCTTGGAGTGGAAGTGGAGTTCATCTGCTCCGATATTACGGAAGTTTCAGGGCATGTAAAAACCACACTTATGAACCCTCCATTCGGGGCAAGAGTTAAAGGCAGGGACAGACCTTTCCTTTCGTCAGCGTTAAGAACAAGTGAGATAATATATTCCATCCACAACCGCGGAAGCCTTGCATTTATCCAAAAGTTCATTAAGCCTGCGGTCATTACACACTCTTACGTTGCGAAATTCCCTATTAAACGGACTTTCGATTTCCATCAAAAAGAAAGAGAAATTATTGATGTAGAGATTTACAGGGTTGCGGTTCATGAATAA